One window from the genome of Leptospiraceae bacterium encodes:
- the folB gene encoding dihydroneopterin aldolase, which translates to MKILIEELSVIMKVGVKEEERTQFQEVVFNIECEVEFSQAFVSDSIFDTINYKELYREILAFCENHSPKLLEKLAHDLGEHLLQKFHLLKSIKIQVFKPKAIVNAKRTGIEITKKRISSFDN; encoded by the coding sequence ATGAAAATTTTAATCGAAGAACTCAGTGTCATCATGAAAGTGGGTGTAAAAGAAGAAGAGCGAACCCAGTTCCAAGAAGTCGTTTTTAATATCGAATGCGAGGTTGAGTTTTCTCAAGCATTTGTTTCGGATTCTATCTTTGACACAATCAATTATAAAGAACTCTATCGAGAAATCCTCGCTTTCTGTGAAAATCATAGCCCAAAGCTCCTAGAAAAATTAGCTCATGATTTGGGAGAACATTTACTCCAGAAATTCCATTTGTTAAAAAGCATTAAGATTCAAGTCTTTAAACCTAAAGCCATTGTTAATGCGAAGAGGACTGGAATTGAAAT
- a CDS encoding SDR family oxidoreductase, with product MKLEELKNKTILVTGGAKRIAKSIILDLAKFEPKWIIHYRTSEKEAQEVLSSIQAYNPNSYLIQSDFSKEDDRKRFFETIEKEEIHIVINSASIFPDFDNWENFDYDNYRKIFDVNFFTPSYIIKKVFFKKEHQGIVINFLDASLRFHRTDHFLYRLSKYCLEKLTYMLAKELAPNVRVNGISPGAILPPAQINKEGIINESWNPVDYYEKSIKKIPLRLPGSPDYITHAVRFIIENDFLTGINIPVDGGENL from the coding sequence ATGAAACTAGAAGAACTAAAAAATAAAACAATCTTAGTCACAGGTGGTGCAAAACGGATTGCTAAAAGCATCATTTTGGATTTGGCTAAGTTTGAGCCAAAATGGATAATTCATTATCGAACTTCTGAAAAAGAAGCTCAAGAAGTATTGTCTTCTATTCAAGCTTATAATCCCAATTCATATTTGATCCAGTCAGATTTCTCAAAAGAAGATGATCGAAAGCGTTTTTTCGAAACCATTGAAAAAGAAGAGATTCACATCGTCATCAATAGTGCATCGATTTTTCCTGATTTCGATAATTGGGAAAACTTCGATTATGATAACTACAGAAAAATTTTTGATGTGAATTTTTTCACCCCAAGCTATATTATCAAAAAAGTTTTTTTTAAGAAAGAGCATCAGGGGATTGTTATTAACTTTTTGGATGCAAGCTTGAGATTCCATCGAACAGATCATTTCTTGTATCGATTAAGTAAGTATTGTTTAGAAAAGCTTACTTATATGTTGGCAAAAGAATTAGCTCCTAATGTTAGAGTGAATGGGATTTCTCCTGGTGCTATTTTACCCCCTGCCCAAATCAATAAAGAAGGGATCATAAATGAAAGCTGGAACCCCGTTGATTACTATGAAAAATCCATCAAAAAGATCCCTCTAAGACTTCCGGGTAGTCCTGATTATATCACCCATGCCGTTCGATTTATCATCGAAAATGATTTTTTAACGGGTATAAATATTCCTGTTGATGGTGGAGAAAACCTATAA
- a CDS encoding PDZ domain-containing protein: protein MQRVVISLSLFFFVFFVYCKEKTTSLLEPEAFLQTLEKEFRNHYFFSDTIINEDYFRAVKKIDPNNQNVTNLNARDYALELLRKNFQKDANQSETFYKNFVYELLKTKKGRNLYITPSTIERLKETENLSGVGIILYEESIGKFFILDVMEGSPAYLAEIRPNQYLQQINGEDVDNFLIEDVVARIRGKPKTPLQLTIQGISYQLIRTDLKVIPIRKTFWKLPDKTDILYLQIRFGTRGTSEELKRILFDSPTPDIIVLDLRYLSTGDIHEIFLISDIFLPKKEIMKIYTKEKNPEVFTTKEDIFHTGKIIVLLQTKSSPFSYGLAKMIQNSPKATILGPKREIPVYIGKQIPLSPTENYGAFNFTIGYVEIPTTNEKNWIEIEDFIPIYPPSDSPTLDDPYHRKILELIKQNETRRTKK from the coding sequence ATGCAAAGAGTCGTAATTAGTTTGAGCTTGTTTTTTTTCGTTTTTTTTGTCTATTGTAAAGAAAAAACAACGTCCCTTTTGGAACCTGAAGCATTTCTTCAAACTTTAGAAAAAGAATTTCGAAATCACTATTTTTTTTCCGATACAATCATTAACGAAGATTATTTTAGAGCTGTAAAAAAAATAGACCCCAATAACCAAAACGTCACAAACCTCAATGCCCGGGATTATGCCCTCGAATTACTACGAAAAAACTTTCAAAAAGACGCAAACCAATCAGAAACATTTTATAAAAATTTTGTGTATGAATTACTCAAAACCAAAAAAGGAAGAAATCTATACATCACACCTTCAACTATAGAACGTTTGAAAGAAACGGAAAATCTATCTGGTGTTGGCATTATACTTTATGAAGAATCTATTGGAAAATTTTTTATTTTGGATGTGATGGAAGGTTCTCCCGCCTATTTAGCAGAAATACGTCCCAATCAGTATTTACAACAAATCAACGGTGAGGACGTAGATAATTTTCTAATCGAAGATGTCGTAGCAAGAATTCGAGGCAAACCTAAAACCCCACTTCAATTAACCATTCAAGGCATTTCATATCAACTCATACGAACTGACTTAAAAGTAATCCCTATAAGAAAAACCTTTTGGAAATTGCCGGATAAAACCGATATTCTGTATTTGCAAATCCGCTTTGGAACTCGTGGTACAAGTGAGGAATTAAAACGAATTCTCTTCGATAGCCCCACACCTGACATTATAGTTTTGGATTTAAGGTATTTATCCACTGGAGATATACATGAAATTTTTCTGATTTCAGATATCTTTCTTCCTAAAAAAGAAATCATGAAAATCTACACCAAAGAAAAAAATCCAGAAGTCTTCACAACAAAAGAAGATATCTTTCATACAGGAAAAATCATTGTTTTACTACAAACGAAAAGTTCTCCTTTTTCATATGGATTAGCAAAGATGATTCAAAACTCACCAAAAGCAACAATCCTAGGTCCGAAAAGAGAAATACCAGTCTATATTGGAAAACAAATCCCTTTATCACCGACAGAAAATTATGGTGCTTTTAACTTCACGATTGGGTATGTAGAAATTCCCACTACTAACGAAAAAAATTGGATTGAAATAGAAGACTTTATTCCCATCTATCCCCCCTCAGATTCACCTACTCTTGATGATCCATATCATAGAAAAATCTTAGAGCTCATAAAGCAAAATGAAACTAGAAGAACTAAAAAATAA
- the aroC gene encoding chorismate synthase produces the protein MSSTTNQLFRVTTFGESHGPAIGVVIDGCPAGIEIDFEKVRHQLQRRRPGQSRLTTQRKETEEFEILSGIYKGKTLGTPLAIIVRNIDIKSEDYLKWADIYRPSHADYTYHAKYAYRTPLGGGRASVRETVARVIAGSIAAQILKSELEIETIAWVNSIGEIESRVMENPPKTQDEVDASPVRCPDQEASEKMIKLIEEVRKEGDSLGGTIGVIVRNVPPGLGEPVFDKLDAEFAKACLSIPACKGFESGSGFSGTKLRGSQHNDSFFVPGKEHLPEHDLIEKNRDIKNIEGFENIPLLQTRTNHSGGIQGGISNGMPILMRLAFKPTASIHKIQKTVSESGEPVNLLVGGRHDPCVLPRAVPIVESVINLVLIDMYFRQRAIYPKWWLKHAKSRN, from the coding sequence ATGTCTTCTACAACAAATCAACTATTTCGAGTAACTACTTTCGGAGAATCTCATGGTCCGGCAATTGGAGTGGTAATTGATGGATGTCCTGCAGGGATAGAAATTGATTTCGAAAAAGTCAGACATCAACTCCAACGAAGAAGACCGGGACAAAGTCGCCTTACCACCCAGCGAAAAGAAACCGAAGAATTCGAAATCCTCAGTGGGATTTACAAAGGCAAGACCTTGGGCACACCCCTAGCCATCATTGTGAGAAACATTGATATAAAATCTGAAGACTACTTAAAATGGGCCGATATTTATCGACCATCCCATGCTGATTATACATATCATGCGAAATATGCCTATCGAACTCCATTGGGTGGGGGAAGAGCTTCTGTAAGAGAGACTGTGGCACGAGTGATTGCAGGAAGTATTGCCGCTCAGATTCTAAAATCAGAACTTGAGATTGAAACCATTGCCTGGGTAAATTCCATTGGGGAAATTGAATCCCGAGTGATGGAAAATCCACCAAAAACCCAAGATGAAGTAGATGCCTCACCCGTTCGTTGTCCTGATCAAGAAGCTTCAGAAAAAATGATAAAACTCATAGAAGAGGTTCGAAAAGAAGGTGACTCCTTAGGAGGGACCATTGGAGTGATTGTGCGAAATGTTCCTCCTGGATTAGGTGAACCTGTTTTTGATAAATTAGATGCTGAGTTTGCAAAAGCTTGTTTGAGTATCCCTGCTTGCAAAGGTTTCGAGAGTGGAAGTGGCTTTTCTGGCACAAAATTACGAGGAAGTCAACATAATGACTCCTTTTTTGTTCCTGGAAAAGAACATTTACCCGAACATGACCTGATAGAAAAAAATCGAGATATCAAAAATATCGAAGGATTCGAAAACATTCCCCTTTTACAAACACGCACAAACCACTCAGGAGGAATCCAAGGAGGGATTTCTAATGGGATGCCTATTCTTATGCGCTTAGCGTTCAAACCCACAGCTTCCATCCATAAAATCCAAAAGACTGTTTCCGAAAGCGGTGAACCTGTAAACCTGCTTGTTGGTGGAAGGCATGATCCATGTGTCCTACCTCGTGCAGTGCCAATTGTTGAGTCTGTGATTAATTTAGTATTGATTGATATGTATTTTCGTCAGCGTGCAATCTATCCCAAATGGTGGTTAAAACATGCAAAGAGTCGTAATTAG
- the rplU gene encoding 50S ribosomal protein L21 has protein sequence MFAVIELKGKQHIIQKDQVFVSELTGKSEGEEFEIDSVLLVNKDNEVKIGTPYVEGAKVKLKVIKNFRGPKIRGFVYKRKTGYAKRWGHRQNLQKLQVIDILV, from the coding sequence ATGTTTGCGGTGATTGAACTCAAGGGCAAGCAGCACATTATCCAAAAAGATCAAGTCTTTGTGAGTGAACTAACGGGTAAAAGTGAAGGAGAAGAATTCGAGATTGATTCGGTTTTATTAGTCAACAAAGACAATGAAGTAAAAATCGGCACCCCTTATGTGGAAGGAGCAAAAGTAAAGTTAAAAGTAATCAAAAATTTCCGTGGACCAAAAATCCGAGGCTTTGTTTACAAAAGAAAAACGGGTTATGCAAAAAGATGGGGACATAGACAAAATTTACAAAAGCTTCAAGTGATTGATATTCTTGTTTAA
- a CDS encoding ribosomal-processing cysteine protease Prp, giving the protein MIEVLISFDTAERIKEIQITGHAPIEESYSLECAVVSTIVEILSLELKEFGNDFNEIKEKGLWRVAFPENSELQSNLKRILFAKLLLLKKLSQSHSDTVNLKIKEE; this is encoded by the coding sequence TTGATTGAAGTTCTTATTTCTTTCGATACGGCTGAAAGAATCAAAGAAATACAAATTACAGGTCATGCTCCTATAGAAGAAAGTTATAGTTTGGAATGTGCAGTCGTTTCTACGATTGTAGAGATACTTTCTTTAGAACTCAAGGAATTTGGAAATGACTTCAACGAAATAAAAGAAAAGGGCTTATGGAGGGTGGCTTTCCCTGAGAATTCAGAACTTCAATCGAACTTAAAAAGAATTTTGTTTGCTAAACTACTTTTGTTAAAAAAATTAAGTCAAAGTCATTCAGATACTGTAAATCTAAAAATCAAAGAGGAGTGA
- the rpmA gene encoding 50S ribosomal protein L27, producing MAHKKGAGSTKNGRDSISKRLGVKKFGGEFVRAGNIIVRQRGSTFHPGRNVGMGKDYTLYALVDGIVKFEHINRHKQKVSVYPVQ from the coding sequence ATGGCACACAAAAAAGGAGCAGGTTCCACGAAAAATGGACGTGATAGTATATCCAAAAGGCTTGGGGTTAAAAAGTTTGGTGGTGAATTTGTGAGAGCTGGCAATATTATTGTGAGACAAAGAGGAAGCACTTTTCATCCCGGAAGAAACGTTGGTATGGGAAAGGATTATACTTTATATGCCTTGGTTGATGGTATAGTGAAGTTTGAGCATATCAATCGCCATAAACAAAAAGTGTCTGTTTATCCTGTGCAATAA